The following proteins come from a genomic window of Ferrovibrio sp. MS7:
- the lptG gene encoding LPS export ABC transporter permease LptG has translation MRISWTLALYLGRHYLAAIAMVFAVLVVLAYSFDTIELLRRSANRPEAGVDTVFAMSLLRLPNLSIKLIPFAALFGGMLALTRLTRSQELTVTRAAGVSVWQFLAPAMALAILVGSFVITVYNPLAAALLSRYEAIEARVLRGRASMMAVSNTGLWLREADAQGQIVVHALRVAQQGVELRDVILFYYEGTDEFVRRIDATEAYLRDGFWELHNATTSYPDRASSFNAVLEVPTTLTFDRIQDSFASPNTIPFWQLPSFITTLEQAGFSALRHRLHFQTLLAAPFLLCAMLLIAASFSLRLTRRGGVGVMLGLGVGVGFLLYFTIELVQPFGLNGTLPVVLAAWAPTGICLMLGLSMLFHLEDG, from the coding sequence ATGCGGATCTCCTGGACCCTCGCGCTGTATCTCGGCCGGCATTACCTGGCAGCCATCGCCATGGTGTTCGCCGTGCTGGTGGTGCTGGCCTACAGTTTCGATACCATCGAATTGCTGCGCCGCTCCGCCAACCGGCCCGAGGCGGGCGTCGATACCGTATTCGCCATGTCGCTGCTGCGGCTGCCCAACCTGTCGATCAAGCTGATTCCGTTCGCCGCCCTGTTCGGCGGCATGCTGGCACTCACCCGCCTCACCCGCAGCCAGGAACTGACCGTGACGCGCGCCGCCGGGGTTTCGGTGTGGCAATTCCTGGCGCCCGCGATGGCGCTGGCGATCCTGGTCGGCAGCTTCGTCATCACCGTCTACAACCCGTTGGCGGCTGCGCTGCTGTCGCGCTACGAGGCCATCGAGGCCCGCGTGCTGCGCGGCCGCGCCTCGATGATGGCGGTATCGAATACCGGCCTGTGGCTGCGCGAGGCCGATGCTCAAGGCCAGATCGTGGTGCATGCTTTGCGCGTAGCGCAGCAGGGCGTGGAATTGCGTGACGTGATCCTGTTCTACTATGAAGGTACGGACGAGTTCGTGCGCCGCATCGATGCCACCGAAGCCTATCTGCGCGATGGCTTCTGGGAATTGCACAACGCCACCACCAGCTATCCGGACCGCGCTAGCAGTTTCAACGCGGTGCTGGAAGTGCCGACCACGCTGACCTTCGACCGCATCCAGGACAGCTTTGCCTCGCCGAACACGATTCCGTTCTGGCAATTGCCATCCTTCATCACCACGCTGGAACAGGCCGGCTTCTCGGCCCTGCGCCACCGGCTGCATTTCCAGACCCTGCTGGCGGCGCCCTTCCTGCTCTGCGCCATGCTGCTGATCGCCGCCAGCTTTTCGCTGCGCCTGACCCGGCGCGGTGGCGTTGGTGTCATGCTCGGCCTGGGCGTCGGCGTCGGCTTCCTGCTTTATTTCACCATCGAACTGGTACAGCCCTTCGGCCTCAACGGCACCCTGCCCGTGGTGCTGGCAGCCTGGGCCCCCACCGGCATCTGCCTGATGCTTGGCCTTTCGATGCTGTTCCATCTGGAGGATGGCTGA
- the purM gene encoding phosphoribosylformylglycinamidine cyclo-ligase, with the protein MCEGAINTSPLYKAAGVDIDAGEALVDAIKPLAASTRRTGADASLGGFGALFDLKAAGFQDPILVSSTDGVGTKLKIAIETGRHDGVGIDLVAMVVNDILVQGAEPLFFLDYYATGKLEVDVARRVVAGIAEGCRQAGCALIGGETAEMPGMYAAKDYDLAGFAVGAAERGRLLPSNVQPGDVLLGIASSGVHSNGFSLVRKVISDNGLHFESPAPFNPAQPLADILMVPTRIYIKSCMPLVRSGQIKAMAHITGGGLTENIPRVLPDGTKAVVDATAWTLPPVFKWLKAAGKISDTEMARAFNCGIGLVVAVAADQAEAVAQALSAAGESVAQIGRIEALSDAKAEPYTEMTNMAGAWN; encoded by the coding sequence ATATGTGAGGGCGCCATCAACACGTCGCCGCTTTATAAAGCCGCCGGGGTCGATATCGATGCCGGCGAGGCTCTCGTCGATGCGATCAAGCCGCTCGCCGCCTCCACCCGCCGCACGGGTGCCGATGCCTCGCTGGGCGGTTTTGGCGCGCTGTTCGACCTCAAGGCCGCCGGGTTCCAGGATCCGATCCTGGTTTCCTCCACCGATGGCGTCGGCACCAAGCTGAAAATCGCCATCGAGACTGGCCGGCATGACGGCGTCGGCATTGATCTCGTCGCCATGGTGGTGAACGACATCCTGGTGCAGGGCGCCGAGCCGCTGTTCTTCCTCGACTATTACGCCACCGGCAAGCTGGAAGTGGACGTCGCCAGGCGCGTCGTCGCCGGCATCGCCGAGGGCTGCCGCCAGGCCGGCTGCGCCCTGATCGGCGGCGAGACCGCCGAAATGCCCGGCATGTATGCCGCCAAGGATTACGACCTCGCCGGCTTCGCCGTCGGCGCCGCCGAGCGCGGCCGCCTGCTGCCCAGCAATGTGCAGCCCGGCGACGTGCTGCTGGGCATCGCCTCCTCGGGCGTGCATTCCAACGGCTTCTCGCTGGTGCGCAAGGTCATATCCGATAACGGCCTGCATTTCGAAAGCCCAGCGCCCTTTAATCCCGCGCAGCCGCTGGCCGATATCCTGATGGTGCCGACCCGCATCTACATCAAGAGCTGCATGCCGCTGGTGCGCTCCGGCCAGATCAAGGCCATGGCGCATATCACCGGCGGCGGCCTCACTGAGAATATCCCGCGCGTGCTGCCCGATGGCACCAAGGCGGTGGTGGATGCCACCGCCTGGACTCTGCCGCCGGTATTCAAGTGGCTGAAGGCGGCAGGCAAGATCAGCGACACCGAAATGGCGCGCGCCTTCAATTGCGGCATTGGTCTGGTGGTGGCTGTCGCCGCCGATCAGGCCGAGGCGGTGGCCCAGGCGCTCAGCGCTGCCGGCGAGAGCGTGGCGCAGATCGGCCGCATCGAGGCGCTGTCTGACGCCAAGGCCGAGCCCTATACCGAAATGACCAACATGGCGGGCGCCTGGAACTGA
- a CDS encoding DUF2066 domain-containing protein, with the protein MILPAMPWRTALAALMLAVFPAFCPVQTALAQGVPQAQPVPQPGTAPASVFVVSGVAVDASADSSAAARPVALAQGQRRAFTQLLQRLTLIEDRGRLPQPTEALLNDTIAGFEIDEERTSATRYLGRITVRFRPEAVRQLLQNQRLGYAEVQSRPILLLPVWQTAEGAKLWEADNPWRDAWKRRAEPDGLVPFMIAEASTAPEALPIDRLLVDSAQLSLLARQRNAGETLVVAASPVSPEGAGARVEIFPYFDADEASDHRLEPFVAQGATMEEALASAASELARRVENRWKRATRLDLDKPGQISVAAGFKSLADWVKLRDKLAEVPSIRRLEVLRLTHRDAQVQLGFFGEPQQLSVALAQKDVELRQRDGFWELGLRGTWKP; encoded by the coding sequence ATGATCCTCCCCGCCATGCCCTGGCGCACTGCCCTTGCTGCGCTGATGCTCGCGGTTTTCCCGGCTTTTTGCCCGGTGCAAACCGCCCTGGCGCAAGGCGTGCCCCAAGCCCAGCCAGTGCCCCAGCCCGGCACTGCCCCGGCCTCGGTTTTCGTCGTCAGCGGCGTTGCCGTGGATGCCTCCGCCGATAGCAGCGCCGCCGCCCGGCCGGTTGCCCTGGCGCAAGGCCAGCGCCGCGCCTTCACCCAGCTGCTGCAGCGCCTGACCCTGATCGAAGACCGTGGCCGCCTGCCGCAGCCGACCGAGGCGCTGCTGAACGACACCATCGCCGGTTTCGAGATCGACGAGGAGCGCACCTCGGCCACCCGTTATCTGGGCCGCATCACGGTGCGGTTCCGGCCCGAGGCGGTGCGCCAGTTGCTGCAGAACCAGCGGCTTGGCTATGCCGAGGTGCAGAGCCGTCCGATCCTGCTGCTGCCGGTATGGCAGACGGCGGAAGGCGCGAAGCTGTGGGAGGCCGACAATCCCTGGCGCGATGCCTGGAAGCGGCGGGCCGAGCCCGATGGCCTGGTGCCGTTCATGATCGCCGAGGCCAGCACGGCGCCAGAAGCCTTGCCGATCGACCGCTTGCTGGTGGATAGCGCGCAACTCAGCTTGCTGGCCCGCCAGCGCAATGCCGGCGAGACCCTGGTGGTGGCGGCCAGCCCGGTTTCGCCCGAAGGCGCCGGCGCGCGGGTGGAAATCTTCCCGTATTTCGATGCCGACGAAGCCAGCGACCACCGGCTGGAGCCTTTCGTCGCTCAAGGGGCGACGATGGAGGAGGCGCTGGCAAGCGCTGCCAGCGAACTCGCCCGCCGGGTCGAGAACCGCTGGAAGCGCGCCACGCGGCTGGATCTCGACAAGCCCGGCCAGATCAGTGTTGCCGCCGGCTTCAAGAGCCTGGCCGACTGGGTGAAGCTGCGCGACAAACTTGCCGAAGTGCCGTCGATCCGCCGCCTTGAGGTGCTGCGCCTGACCCATCGCGATGCCCAGGTGCAGCTCGGCTTTTTTGGCGAGCCGCAGCAGCTCAGCGTCGCCCTGGCGCAGAAGGATGTGGAATTGCGCCAGCGCGACGGCTTCTGGGAACTCGGCCTGCGGGGAACATGGAAGCCATGA
- a CDS encoding type II toxin-antitoxin system VapC family toxin, which produces MIILDTNVISEPLRQQASAGVIAWIDRQPLETLFLTTFTVAELRFCILAMPAGKRRAGMASQVEENVLPRFAGRILPFDMAATLSYAIIMAGARAAGGAIATTDGMIAAIAHANQMAVATRDTGPFEAAGVRVINPWRE; this is translated from the coding sequence ATGATCATCCTGGATACCAACGTCATCTCCGAACCGCTGCGCCAGCAGGCCAGCGCGGGCGTCATCGCCTGGATCGATCGCCAGCCGCTCGAGACATTGTTCCTCACCACGTTCACCGTGGCCGAATTGCGCTTCTGCATTCTCGCCATGCCGGCCGGCAAGCGCCGCGCCGGCATGGCATCGCAGGTCGAGGAGAATGTGCTGCCGCGATTTGCCGGGCGCATCCTGCCCTTCGACATGGCCGCGACATTGTCCTACGCCATCATCATGGCCGGCGCGCGCGCAGCAGGCGGCGCCATCGCAACAACAGACGGCATGATCGCCGCCATCGCCCACGCCAACCAGATGGCCGTCGCCACCCGCGATACCGGCCCGTTCGAGGCTGCCGGCGTGCGGGTGATCAATCCGTGGCGGGAATAG
- a CDS encoding FitA-like ribbon-helix-helix domain-containing protein has translation MASITVRNVPDEIHRALHVRAARKGVSAEAEMRAILEQALRPEGSVKLGSLLAQIGRDFGGDELVIQRDKTPAAPPVLE, from the coding sequence ATGGCCTCGATCACCGTGCGCAATGTGCCGGATGAAATTCACCGCGCGCTGCATGTGCGGGCGGCGCGCAAGGGCGTGAGTGCCGAGGCGGAAATGCGCGCCATCCTGGAGCAGGCTCTGCGGCCCGAGGGCAGCGTCAAGCTCGGCTCGCTGCTGGCGCAGATCGGCCGCGATTTCGGCGGCGATGAGCTGGTAATCCAGCGCGACAAAACGCCGGCTGCACCCCCAGTCTTAGAATGA
- a CDS encoding leucyl aminopeptidase translates to MKIDLASLARPKQGALVVLAADGGKLSAFGTSLDKALGGALGRALAGAPRFKGERGQVLEVLGPGAGLGRVLIAGLGKAADIKPDALEAVAGEAVRRLALTGETALAIAVEFPSGAKADAAEAAARAALGARLGGYRFDKYRTTRKDHEKPSLKTVTVLTDSVPAAKKAYAPLAALADGVTLTRDLVSEPANIIYPETLAAECRKLSKLGVKVEVLGEKAMKKLGMGALLGVGQGSVRESQLVVMQWNGAKKGTKPVAFVGKGVCFDTGGISIKPSAGMEEMKWDMGGAGAVIGAMAALAGRKAKANVVGVVALVENMPDGNAQRPGDVVTSMSGQTIEVLNTDAEGRLILCDALWYCQERFKPQFMVDLATLTGAIIIALGHEHAGLFSNDDKLAEQLTKAGKEEGEALWRLPLSDAYDRAINSPIADVQNIAGPGAGAGSITAAQFLQRFVNKYPWAHLDIAGTAWSKADKPTVPRGATAFGVRLLNRLVQDNYEG, encoded by the coding sequence ATGAAAATCGACCTTGCCTCGCTCGCCCGCCCCAAGCAGGGCGCCCTTGTCGTCCTGGCCGCCGATGGCGGCAAGCTGAGTGCTTTCGGCACCAGCCTCGACAAGGCTTTGGGCGGCGCCCTGGGCCGCGCCCTTGCCGGCGCACCGCGCTTCAAGGGCGAGCGTGGCCAGGTGCTGGAAGTGCTGGGGCCGGGCGCCGGGCTTGGCCGGGTGCTGATCGCCGGCCTCGGCAAAGCCGCCGATATCAAGCCCGATGCCCTGGAAGCGGTGGCCGGCGAGGCGGTGCGCCGCCTGGCGCTGACCGGCGAAACCGCGCTGGCCATCGCGGTCGAGTTCCCTTCCGGTGCCAAGGCCGATGCGGCGGAAGCGGCGGCCCGCGCCGCGCTGGGCGCCCGGCTCGGCGGCTATCGTTTCGATAAATACCGCACCACCCGCAAGGACCATGAGAAGCCGTCGCTGAAAACCGTGACCGTGCTGACCGATTCGGTGCCGGCGGCCAAGAAGGCCTATGCCCCGTTGGCGGCGCTGGCCGATGGCGTCACCCTGACCCGTGACCTGGTGAGCGAGCCGGCCAACATCATCTATCCGGAGACGCTCGCCGCCGAATGCCGCAAGCTTTCGAAGCTCGGCGTCAAGGTCGAGGTGCTGGGCGAGAAGGCGATGAAGAAGCTCGGCATGGGCGCGCTGCTTGGCGTCGGCCAGGGTTCCGTGCGCGAATCGCAGCTCGTCGTCATGCAGTGGAACGGCGCCAAGAAGGGCACCAAGCCGGTGGCCTTCGTCGGCAAGGGCGTCTGCTTCGATACCGGCGGCATCTCGATCAAGCCGTCCGCCGGCATGGAGGAGATGAAGTGGGATATGGGCGGTGCCGGCGCGGTGATCGGTGCCATGGCGGCGCTCGCCGGCCGCAAGGCCAAGGCCAATGTGGTCGGCGTGGTCGCGCTGGTGGAAAACATGCCGGATGGCAACGCGCAGCGCCCCGGCGACGTGGTCACCTCGATGTCCGGCCAGACCATCGAAGTGCTGAACACCGATGCCGAAGGCCGCCTGATCCTCTGCGACGCGCTGTGGTATTGCCAGGAGCGTTTCAAGCCGCAATTCATGGTCGATCTCGCCACGCTCACCGGCGCCATCATCATCGCGCTGGGCCATGAGCATGCCGGTCTGTTCTCCAACGACGACAAGCTGGCCGAGCAGCTCACCAAGGCCGGCAAGGAAGAGGGCGAGGCGCTGTGGCGCCTGCCGCTGTCGGATGCCTATGACCGCGCCATCAACTCGCCCATCGCCGATGTGCAGAACATCGCCGGCCCGGGCGCCGGCGCCGGTTCGATCACGGCGGCGCAGTTCCTGCAGCGTTTCGTCAACAAGTACCCTTGGGCGCATCTCGACATCGCCGGCACCGCCTGGAGCAAGGCCGACAAGCCGACCGTGCCGCGCGGCGCCACCGCCTTCGGCGTGCGCCTGCTGAACCGCCTGGTGCAGGACAATTACGAAGGCTGA
- the ndk gene encoding nucleoside-diphosphate kinase produces the protein MAIERTFSIIKPDATRRNLTGAINAVIEKAGLRIVAQKRIQMSKAQAETFYGVHKARPFFNDLVSFMISGPVVVQVLEGEGAIAKYREVMGATNPANAAPGTIRKEFAESIEANSVHGSDAPETAAVEIAYFFSGLEIVG, from the coding sequence ATGGCCATCGAGCGCACCTTTTCCATCATCAAGCCGGACGCCACCCGCCGCAACCTGACCGGTGCGATCAATGCCGTGATCGAGAAGGCCGGCCTGCGCATCGTGGCGCAGAAGCGCATCCAGATGAGCAAGGCCCAGGCCGAGACCTTCTACGGCGTGCACAAGGCCCGTCCGTTCTTCAATGATCTGGTCAGCTTCATGATCTCCGGGCCGGTCGTCGTGCAGGTGCTGGAAGGCGAGGGCGCCATTGCCAAGTACCGCGAAGTGATGGGCGCCACCAACCCGGCCAATGCCGCGCCGGGCACCATCCGCAAGGAATTCGCCGAGAGCATCGAAGCCAACTCGGTGCATGGCTCGGATGCCCCGGAAACCGCCGCCGTCGAAATCGCCTATTTCTTCTCCGGCCTGGAGATCGTCGGCTAA
- the purN gene encoding phosphoribosylglycinamide formyltransferase, translating to MSQTGAKPISTKAVGILISGRGSNMAALIEAARQPGYPAHIAVVIANRADAEGLSLAQAAGITTLVIPSKGKDRAAFDAELDAALKRHGVEIVCLAGFMRLLTPGFVEGWHGRMINIHPSLLPAFKGTRVHERVIESGTRLTGCSVHFVVPEMDEGPVICQAEVGVPDGVTPEQLADLVLAEEHKLYPQALKLLAEGRLRVDGNKTLIANPPA from the coding sequence ATGAGTCAGACGGGAGCTAAGCCAATCAGTACCAAGGCTGTCGGCATCCTGATTTCCGGGCGCGGCAGCAACATGGCCGCGCTGATCGAGGCCGCCCGGCAGCCCGGCTATCCCGCCCATATCGCCGTGGTGATTGCGAACCGCGCCGATGCCGAAGGGCTTAGCCTCGCGCAGGCCGCCGGCATCACTACCCTCGTGATCCCGAGCAAGGGCAAGGACCGCGCCGCATTCGATGCCGAACTCGATGCGGCGCTGAAGCGCCATGGCGTCGAAATCGTCTGCCTCGCCGGCTTCATGCGCCTGCTCACGCCCGGCTTCGTCGAGGGCTGGCATGGCCGCATGATCAACATCCACCCCTCGCTGCTGCCGGCCTTCAAGGGCACCCGCGTGCATGAACGGGTGATCGAAAGCGGCACGCGCCTCACCGGCTGTTCCGTCCATTTCGTGGTCCCCGAAATGGACGAAGGCCCGGTCATTTGCCAAGCCGAAGTAGGCGTACCCGATGGCGTGACGCCCGAGCAGCTCGCCGACCTGGTGCTGGCGGAAGAACACAAACTCTATCCGCAGGCACTCAAGCTGCTGGCGGAAGGGCGGCTGCGGGTGGATGGCAACAAAACACTCATTGCCAACCCTCCGGCCTAA
- a CDS encoding ABC-F family ATP-binding cassette domain-containing protein, with protein sequence MLVFRDLTYRIAGRVLLDHVSATIPAGHKVGLVGRNGTGKSTLFKIITGDLQTETGGVELPADCKIAKLPQEPPGGEQTPIAYVLAADTEREALLIEAEELEDSSSMEDAERIAAVHMRLAEIDAHAAPARAAVILAGLGFDEEMQNRPLDTFSGGWRMRVALAGCLFAEPDLLLLDEPTNHLDLEASLWLEGYLKTYPRTFLLISHDRHFLNSAIEHILHIDNTKLVLYRGNYDTFEAERRARMEQQNAFAARQAEQRKHMEDFVNRFRAKASKARQAQSRLKMLAKMQPIAAAIEDPNVIFRLPDPEELPPPLIVLDNLTAGYTADKPVLRHLDMRIDMEDRIAMLGANGNGKSTLAKILAGTLKPQAGKLQRSGKLRVGYFAQDQDDILDENRTPVEHLQDLMEKATIEQLRTRLGSFGLVREKAQTVAGKLSGGERARLLFAMVTHHAPHLLILDEPTNHLDMDTRDALVQAVNEFKGAVILVSHDRHMAEACADRFWLVGDGTVKDFDGDLDDYAKLLADRRRAAASVKLKGGAGTGSGAAAPVADRKADRKAAAAARQALAPLRVAVHNAEKAMAKLSAEKMRLDAMLADPDTYTKLSPAKQAELQKQHGDVAKKLEAAEEAWLDAQSKLEAAQAEDAA encoded by the coding sequence ATGCTTGTATTTCGCGACCTGACCTACCGCATCGCCGGCCGTGTGCTGCTCGACCACGTGTCGGCCACGATCCCGGCCGGGCATAAAGTCGGCCTGGTGGGGCGCAACGGCACCGGCAAATCGACGCTGTTCAAGATCATCACCGGCGATTTGCAGACCGAAACCGGCGGCGTGGAGCTGCCCGCTGATTGCAAGATTGCCAAGCTGCCGCAGGAGCCGCCGGGCGGCGAGCAGACGCCGATTGCCTATGTGCTGGCCGCCGATACCGAGCGCGAAGCCCTGCTGATCGAGGCCGAGGAACTGGAAGATTCCTCCAGCATGGAGGATGCCGAGCGCATCGCCGCCGTGCATATGCGGCTGGCCGAGATCGACGCCCATGCCGCACCGGCCCGCGCCGCCGTGATCCTCGCCGGCCTTGGTTTCGATGAAGAGATGCAGAACCGGCCGCTGGATACGTTCTCGGGCGGCTGGCGCATGCGCGTGGCTTTGGCCGGCTGCCTGTTCGCCGAGCCCGACCTGCTGCTGCTGGACGAGCCGACCAACCATCTCGACCTCGAAGCCTCGCTATGGCTGGAAGGCTATCTGAAAACCTATCCGCGCACCTTCCTGCTGATCAGCCATGACCGGCATTTCCTGAACTCGGCCATCGAACATATCCTGCATATCGACAACACCAAGCTGGTGCTCTATCGCGGCAATTACGACACCTTCGAGGCCGAGCGCCGCGCCCGCATGGAGCAGCAGAATGCCTTTGCCGCGCGCCAGGCCGAGCAGCGCAAGCATATGGAGGATTTCGTCAACCGCTTCCGCGCCAAGGCTTCCAAGGCGCGCCAGGCGCAGAGCCGCCTGAAGATGCTGGCGAAGATGCAGCCGATCGCGGCGGCGATTGAAGATCCCAACGTGATCTTCCGCCTGCCCGACCCGGAGGAATTGCCGCCGCCGCTGATCGTGCTCGACAACCTCACGGCGGGCTACACCGCCGACAAGCCGGTGCTGCGCCACCTGGATATGCGCATCGACATGGAAGACCGCATCGCCATGCTCGGCGCCAATGGCAACGGCAAGTCGACGCTGGCGAAAATCCTGGCCGGCACGCTGAAGCCGCAGGCCGGCAAGCTGCAGCGTTCGGGCAAGCTGCGGGTCGGCTATTTCGCGCAGGATCAGGACGACATCCTGGATGAGAACCGCACGCCGGTGGAGCATCTGCAGGACCTGATGGAAAAAGCCACCATCGAGCAGTTGCGCACGCGGCTCGGCAGCTTCGGCTTGGTGCGCGAGAAGGCGCAGACCGTGGCCGGCAAGCTCTCGGGCGGCGAGCGTGCGCGGCTGCTGTTCGCCATGGTGACGCATCATGCACCGCATCTGCTGATCCTCGACGAGCCGACCAACCATCTCGACATGGATACGCGCGACGCCCTGGTGCAGGCGGTGAACGAGTTCAAGGGCGCGGTGATCCTGGTGAGCCATGACCGCCACATGGCGGAAGCCTGCGCCGACCGCTTCTGGCTGGTGGGCGACGGCACGGTGAAGGATTTCGACGGCGACCTCGACGATTACGCCAAGCTGCTGGCCGACCGCCGCCGCGCTGCTGCCAGCGTGAAGCTGAAGGGCGGCGCCGGTACTGGTAGTGGGGCTGCCGCCCCCGTCGCCGACCGCAAGGCAGACCGCAAGGCCGCCGCCGCCGCGCGGCAGGCGCTGGCGCCGTTGCGCGTCGCCGTGCATAACGCGGAAAAAGCCATGGCCAAGCTCAGCGCCGAGAAGATGCGCCTGGATGCCATGCTGGCCGACCCGGACACCTACACCAAGCTGAGCCCGGCCAAGCAGGCCGAGTTGCAGAAGCAGCATGGCGATGTGGCGAAAAAACTGGAAGCCGCCGAGGAAGCCTGGCTCGACGCCCAGTCGAAGCTGGAAGCGGCTCAGGCTGAGGACGCGGCGTGA
- the lptF gene encoding LPS export ABC transporter permease LptF, with protein sequence MRGITQYIIRQVAWPLLFASLTLVGVIWLTQSLRFIDRIVNNNLSIGSFFYLTMLVLPGVTAIILPIAAFCATLYAYNRLAGDSELVVLSGSGFSRLSLTRPAWILAGGLVLLLYTIGLFLGPLSARTLRTTQYEFRTALAGMVIMEGVFNTLSNNLTVYVRERNAEGEMRGILVHDSRDAQRPVTMMAERAMLVLTAQGPRLVMAKGNRQQVEQGRRSLSILYFDNYSLDLSTYSKQDGEGWREPSERYLHELFWINEKDLDDVANRTKLMVEGHRRLASPLYTPALMMIAIAGVIGGQFNRRGQGLRLLGTAGVAIVVQLASLGVAQAAMRQPLLVPLLYLAPLGFLAGALWLLREPDSRRTPALPPVDAT encoded by the coding sequence ATGCGGGGCATCACCCAATACATCATCCGGCAGGTCGCCTGGCCATTGCTGTTCGCGTCGCTCACCCTGGTCGGGGTGATCTGGCTGACGCAGTCGTTGCGCTTCATCGACCGCATCGTCAACAACAACCTCTCGATCGGGTCATTTTTCTATCTCACGATGCTGGTGCTGCCGGGCGTCACCGCCATCATCCTGCCCATCGCCGCCTTCTGCGCCACGCTCTATGCCTATAACCGCCTGGCCGGCGATTCCGAACTGGTGGTGCTTTCCGGCTCCGGCTTCAGCCGCCTCAGCCTCACCCGCCCGGCCTGGATCCTGGCCGGCGGCCTGGTGCTGCTGCTTTATACCATCGGCCTGTTCCTCGGGCCTTTAAGCGCCCGCACGCTGCGCACCACGCAATACGAATTCCGCACCGCGCTGGCCGGCATGGTGATCATGGAAGGCGTGTTCAACACGCTGTCGAACAATCTCACCGTCTATGTGCGCGAACGCAATGCCGAAGGCGAGATGCGCGGCATCCTGGTGCATGACAGCCGCGATGCGCAGCGCCCGGTTACGATGATGGCGGAACGCGCCATGCTGGTACTCACCGCGCAGGGGCCGCGCCTGGTGATGGCGAAAGGCAACCGCCAGCAGGTGGAACAGGGCCGCCGCAGCCTGAGCATTCTCTACTTCGACAATTACAGCCTCGATCTCTCGACCTACAGCAAGCAGGATGGCGAAGGCTGGCGCGAGCCTTCCGAACGCTACCTGCATGAACTGTTCTGGATCAACGAGAAGGATCTGGACGATGTCGCCAACCGCACCAAGCTGATGGTGGAGGGCCACCGCCGCCTCGCCTCACCGCTCTATACCCCGGCACTGATGATGATCGCCATCGCCGGCGTGATCGGCGGCCAGTTCAATCGCCGCGGCCAGGGCCTGCGCCTGCTCGGCACCGCCGGCGTTGCCATAGTGGTGCAGCTTGCCAGCCTCGGCGTTGCCCAGGCGGCAATGCGCCAGCCGCTGCTGGTCCCGCTGCTCTATCTGGCGCCGCTGGGTTTCCTGGCCGGCGCGCTATGGCTGCTGCGCGAACCCGATAGCCGCCGCACCCCGGCATTGCCGCCGGTGGATGCCACCTGA
- a CDS encoding DNA polymerase III subunit chi — protein sequence MAELLFYHLTRRRLEQVLPDLLGRSLQRGWRAVVKCGNAERVEALAGELWTYDKAAFLPHGTKLDGHPERQPIWLTAADERPNNAEVLFLVDGADSTLQGDFTRVCDLFDGNDDTAVQAARDRWKRAKDAGHKLTYWQQNENGWVKAAEG from the coding sequence GTGGCCGAGTTGCTCTTCTACCACCTGACGCGCAGGCGCCTGGAGCAGGTGCTGCCCGATCTGCTCGGGCGGTCGCTGCAGCGCGGCTGGCGCGCGGTGGTGAAATGCGGCAACGCCGAGCGCGTCGAGGCACTGGCTGGCGAACTCTGGACCTATGACAAGGCGGCTTTCCTGCCGCATGGCACCAAGCTCGATGGCCATCCCGAACGCCAGCCGATCTGGCTGACGGCGGCGGATGAACGCCCGAATAATGCCGAGGTGCTGTTCCTGGTCGATGGCGCCGACAGCACGTTGCAGGGCGATTTCACCCGCGTCTGCGACCTGTTCGACGGTAACGACGATACAGCCGTGCAGGCGGCGCGCGACCGCTGGAAGCGCGCCAAGGATGCCGGCCACAAGCTGACCTACTGGCAGCAGAATGAAAACGGCTGGGTGAAGGCGGCGGAGGGCTGA